A window of the Arachis duranensis cultivar V14167 chromosome 5, aradu.V14167.gnm2.J7QH, whole genome shotgun sequence genome harbors these coding sequences:
- the LOC107490678 gene encoding cyclin-dependent kinase D-3 codes for MAELDPSKKVADRYLKREVLGEGTYGVVYKAIDTQTGQTVAIKKIRLGKQKEGVNFTALREIKLLKELKDPNIIELIDAFPHKGNLHLVFEFMETDLEAVIRDRNIFLSPGDIKSYLQMTLKGLAVCHKKWVLHRDMKPNNLLIGSNGQLKLADFGLARIFGSPDRRFTHQVFARWYRAPELLFGTKQYGAGVDVWAAACIFAELLLRRPFLQGSSDIDQLGKIFAAFGTPSPAQWPDMVYLPDYVEYQHVPAPPLRSLFPMASDDALDLLSKMFTYDPNARISVQQALEHRYVSREALPTVPEKLPRPAPKKESKASDVDSQDGPTVLSPPRKSRRIMPGRDGFEANSLQEDKFDDNAGNFRQTVADNTGKNGPAPMSLDFSLFGLKPPNRPTITSADRSHLKRKLDLEFSNQND; via the exons ATGGCAGAGCTGGATCCATCCAAGAAAGTAGCTGATAGGTATCTCAAGCGTGAGGTTCTTGGTGAAGGTACCTATGGAGTCGTTTACAAAGCCATTGATACACAG ACGGGACAGACGGTTGCGATTAAGAAGATTCGGCTTGGTAAGCAGAAAGAAGGGGTGAATTTTACAGCACTTCGAGAAATAAAATTGCTCAAAGagctcaaagatccaaataTTATTGAGTTGATTGATGCATTCCCACACAAAGGGAACTTGCATCTTGTGTTTGAGTTCATGGAGACTGACCTTGAAGCTGTGATACGGgacagaaatatttttctttcgcCGGGGGATATAAAATCTTACCTTCAGATGACACTAAAAGGTCTTGCAGTTTGCCACAAGAAATGGGTTTTGCATAG GGATATGAAACCAAATAACTTGTTGATAGGGTCTAATGGACAGCTAAAACTTGCAGATTTTGGTTTAGCACGGATATTTGGAAGCCCAGATCGCAGGTTCACACATCAG GTATTTGCTCGGTGGTACAGAGCACCTGAGTTATTATTTGGTACCAAGCAGTACGGGGCAGGGGTAGATGTTTGGGCTGCAGCTTGTATTTTTGCTGAACTACTTCTTCGTCGTCCCTTCCTCCAG GGTTCAAGTGATATTGATCAATTAGGGAAGATTTTTGCAGCATTTGGAACCCCATCACCTGCTCAGTGGCCTGATATGGTATATCTTCCTGACTATGTTGAATACCAACATGTTCCTGCTCCACCTTTGCGTTCTTTATTTCCAATGGCAAGTGATGATGCTTTAGATTTGTTGTCAAAGATGTTTACATATGATCCGAATGCTAGAATTTCAGTGCAGCAGGCACTAGAGCACAGGTATGT ATCCAGAGAAGCTCTGCCTACAGTTCCAGAGAAGCTTCCAAGACCTGCCCCTAAGAAGGAATCTAAAGCTTCAGATGTCGATTCACAGGATGGTCCTACTGTGTTATCACCTCCAAGAAAGTCGAGGAGAATTATGCCGGGGCGTGATGGATTTGAAGCAAATTCTTTGCAGGAAGATAAGTTTGATGACAATGCCGGTAATTTCCGGCAAACAGTAGCTGATAATACAGGAAAGAATGGGCCAGCACCGATGTCACTAGATTTTTCTCTCTTCGGATTAAAACCTCCTAATAGACCTACAATTACAAG CGCTGACAGATcgcatttaaaaagaaaattagatttGGAATTCAGCAACCAGAATGACTAA
- the LOC107490677 gene encoding probable glutathione S-transferase, whose amino-acid sequence MGEVKLIGTHQSFPCARIEWGLKIKGVEYEYLKEDLSNKSDLLIESNPVHKKVPVLIHKGKPIAESLVILEYIDEIWKDNNAHSLLPQDPYERALARFWAKFIDEKCVTSVWGACVAQEGEEKEKAVEGAIETLSHLEKQIKGKKFFGGEKIGYLDIVAGWLSYWLSVLEELGEIELVNAERFPCLHEWGKNFINTSPIKDCIPPREDVLAYFSFGINYVRSMAPNKA is encoded by the exons ATGGGAGAAGTGAAGCTGATTGGCACACACCAAAGCTTCCCATGTGCAAGAATAGAATGGGGTCTGAAGATAAAGGGCGTAGAATATGAGTACTTAAAAGAGGATCTGTCTAATAAGAGTGATTTGCTTATTGAGTCAAATCCTGTTCACAAGAAAGTCCCTGTTCTTATTCACAAGGGAAAGCCAATTGCTGAATCACTTGTCATTCTTGAGTACATCGATGAAATATGGAAGGACAACAACGCCCACTCTTTACTACCACAGGACCCTTATGAGAGAGCACTCGCACGCTTCTGGGCTAAGTTTATTGATGAAAAG TGTGTGACAAGTGTATGGGGAGCTTGTGTGGcccaagaaggagaagagaaagagaaagctgtAGAAGGTGCCATTGAGACACTTTCACATCTTGAGAAGCAAATCAAAGGGAAGAAGTTCTTTGGTGGAGAGAAGATAGGGTACCTTGATATTGTAGCTGGTTGGTTATCCTATTGGCTAAGTGTTCTTGAAGAGCTTGGAGAGATTGAACTTGTTAATGCTGAGAGGTTCCCATGTCTTCATGAATGGGGAAAGAATTTCATTAACACTTCACCTATCAAAGATTGCATTCCACCCAGAGAAGATGTGCTTGCTTATTTCAGCTTTGGCATCAATTATGTGCGTTCCATGGCACCCAATAAAGCATGA